Proteins from a genomic interval of Chryseobacterium indologenes:
- the pheS gene encoding phenylalanine--tRNA ligase subunit alpha, whose amino-acid sequence MIEKIEELLIEVNGFNATSKEDIENFRIKYNGKKGVLNDFFEKFKEVPNDQKKEFGQKINTLKQAVAVKLEDLKNSSASSVAVEKEDLTRPAFPLELGSRHPINLVKNRIIEIFKSIGFAVADGPEIEDDWHNFTALNLPEYHPARDMQDTFFIEQNPDILLRTHTSSVQTRYMEENQPPIRILSPGRVFRNEAISSRSHCIFHQIEGLYIDENVSFADLKQTIQFFTTELFGKSKIRMRPSFFPFTEPSAEIDVYWGLNSETDYRITKGTGWLEIMGCGMVDPAVLKNVNIDSEKYSGYAFGMGIERITMLLYQMSDIRMFFENDIRTLEQFKTL is encoded by the coding sequence ATGATAGAAAAGATAGAAGAACTACTGATCGAAGTAAACGGCTTCAATGCTACCTCTAAGGAAGATATAGAAAACTTCCGAATCAAGTACAACGGTAAAAAAGGGGTTCTGAATGATTTTTTTGAAAAATTTAAAGAAGTTCCTAACGACCAGAAGAAAGAATTCGGACAGAAGATCAATACTTTAAAACAAGCAGTGGCTGTAAAATTAGAAGATTTGAAAAACTCTTCCGCATCTTCCGTTGCTGTAGAAAAAGAAGATCTTACAAGACCTGCCTTTCCATTGGAACTGGGTTCAAGACACCCGATCAACCTGGTAAAAAACAGAATTATCGAAATTTTCAAATCTATCGGGTTTGCAGTAGCAGACGGTCCTGAGATTGAAGATGACTGGCATAACTTTACTGCGCTTAACCTTCCGGAATATCACCCGGCAAGAGATATGCAGGATACTTTCTTCATTGAGCAGAATCCTGATATTCTTTTAAGAACGCACACTTCTTCCGTACAAACCCGTTATATGGAAGAAAATCAGCCGCCAATCAGAATTTTATCTCCGGGAAGAGTATTCAGAAATGAAGCAATCTCTTCTCGTTCTCATTGTATTTTCCATCAGATTGAAGGATTATATATTGATGAGAATGTAAGTTTTGCAGATTTAAAGCAAACCATACAATTCTTTACTACAGAACTCTTCGGAAAATCAAAAATCAGAATGAGACCGTCATTCTTCCCGTTCACTGAGCCTAGTGCTGAAATCGATGTATATTGGGGATTAAACTCTGAAACAGATTACAGAATCACAAAAGGAACAGGTTGGCTGGAAATCATGGGATGCGGAATGGTAGACCCTGCAGTTCTGAAGAACGTGAATATCGACTCTGAAAAATATTCCGGATATGCATTCGGAATGGGGATTGAAAGAATTACGATGCTTCTTTACCAAATGAGCGACATCAGAATGTTCTTTGAAAATGATATCAGAACCTTGGAGCAATTCAAGACACTATAA
- a CDS encoding DUF3108 domain-containing protein — MKKILNLVAVFIFFLGSAQIDNIADGESITLRIHYGFLNAGTANLTTKKTTYKGAPHLYVKGTGQTTGAVKAFFKVEDLYESFINTENGLPSFYVRNVREGGYRQHFETVFNHDNNTLILTDKKTPANGSKVLKSVKGVQDMLSCFYYLRSKSPEELKVGTVINMNVWIDDEMFPFQLKVTGTEDLKTKFGTINCLKIIPSVKSGRVFKEKEGVTMWVSNDANHVPMLLKAELAVGSLKASIDDYKNVKYPLKFSK, encoded by the coding sequence ATGAAGAAAATTTTGAACCTTGTTGCAGTATTTATATTCTTTTTAGGCTCGGCACAGATTGATAATATTGCAGACGGCGAATCGATCACTTTAAGAATTCACTATGGGTTCTTAAATGCAGGGACCGCAAATCTTACAACAAAAAAAACCACTTACAAAGGAGCTCCTCACTTGTATGTAAAAGGTACCGGACAAACCACAGGAGCGGTAAAAGCCTTCTTTAAGGTAGAAGATTTGTATGAAAGCTTCATCAATACAGAAAACGGATTACCTAGTTTCTATGTGAGAAATGTACGTGAAGGCGGATATCGTCAGCATTTTGAAACGGTCTTCAATCACGATAACAATACTTTAATTTTAACAGATAAAAAGACACCTGCCAATGGTTCCAAAGTTTTGAAATCAGTAAAAGGTGTGCAGGATATGCTTTCATGCTTTTATTATTTGAGAAGTAAAAGCCCGGAAGAGCTGAAAGTGGGAACGGTAATTAATATGAATGTATGGATTGATGATGAGATGTTTCCTTTCCAATTGAAAGTGACAGGAACAGAAGATCTGAAGACCAAATTCGGGACTATTAACTGTTTAAAAATTATTCCATCCGTGAAAAGCGGAAGGGTATTTAAAGAAAAAGAAGGCGTAACAATGTGGGTTTCCAATGATGCCAATCATGTCCCGATGCTATTGAAAGCTGAATTGGCGGTAGGCTCTTTGAAAGCCAGCATTGATGATTATAAGAATGTAAAATATCCGTTAAAGTTTAGTAAGTAA